Proteins co-encoded in one Flavobacteriaceae bacterium MAR_2009_75 genomic window:
- a CDS encoding thrombospondin type 3 repeat-containing protein — protein sequence MRKNQVLKYLLMGLAILSITYACEEIINVDTDGDGVVDINDECPDTPEGTAVDENGCDLDNTDDMDGDGIVDSADECPDTPSGIKVDEKGCPVEDILDLDGDGIPNEMDNCPNTPVLEEGFTVDSNGCLKGGIDVLDESIPITESTNEMVLSGFSNYSNEEAAAIKEELIELFGDNIQTCSCDEDIILWTIPDSLDLNGVIAIAKSKGNQGLDGDKNYIIDSYREIFNRGIVPDKVEAPTFIQNDTDIPVVAILDSGLDLNQLGIANLQLMETTTINNDVNCVVQTDSGQQSNFGWNFAEGNADMSIDATAHGTNVLKTFVDNLQGTPLDQFQVLPLKIFDNQGKSSYWNVVCAFSYLNQLAEMGYDLALINTSFGGQLPNFTVDEDLLALKSYLQSLEKSLIVSSAGNDMNNIDNTPHFPASYSSDTWFTDPSLNIMVVAGHNADTPIQLFSGSGVGSNYGNQSVDLAGPWHLTILETGEMFGIPASGLELSGTSFSTPFVGAHLFKHYLDINRVEQGADLKNSFILDYDLLHSETTLDPDVKGGNFIR from the coding sequence ATGAGAAAGAATCAAGTTTTAAAATACCTTTTGATGGGGTTGGCCATATTAAGTATTACTTATGCCTGCGAAGAAATTATCAATGTAGATACCGACGGTGACGGTGTCGTTGATATAAATGATGAATGCCCCGATACACCTGAAGGAACGGCTGTAGACGAAAATGGATGCGATCTTGACAACACTGATGATATGGATGGGGACGGTATAGTCGATTCAGCTGATGAGTGCCCCGACACCCCCAGTGGTATTAAAGTCGACGAAAAGGGATGCCCTGTAGAAGATATTCTTGATTTAGATGGGGATGGTATTCCGAATGAAATGGATAACTGCCCCAACACCCCTGTTCTTGAAGAAGGTTTTACCGTTGACAGTAATGGATGCTTAAAGGGGGGCATCGATGTGCTAGATGAGTCTATACCAATAACAGAAAGCACTAACGAAATGGTTCTAAGCGGGTTTTCTAACTATTCTAATGAGGAAGCTGCCGCAATCAAAGAAGAATTAATAGAGTTATTCGGAGATAACATTCAAACCTGTTCATGTGATGAAGATATTATACTTTGGACTATACCGGACAGTCTTGATTTGAACGGTGTGATCGCCATCGCTAAAAGTAAAGGTAATCAGGGGCTTGATGGGGATAAAAATTATATCATTGATTCTTACCGAGAAATATTCAACAGAGGTATTGTACCTGATAAAGTGGAAGCACCCACCTTTATCCAAAATGATACGGATATACCGGTTGTAGCCATTTTAGATTCAGGCTTAGATTTAAACCAACTCGGTATAGCCAATCTTCAACTTATGGAGACTACAACTATAAATAACGATGTCAATTGTGTAGTTCAAACCGATTCAGGGCAACAATCTAATTTTGGTTGGAATTTTGCAGAAGGCAATGCTGACATGAGTATCGATGCAACCGCACACGGCACGAATGTTCTAAAAACTTTTGTCGATAACCTTCAGGGAACACCGTTAGATCAGTTTCAAGTGCTGCCTTTAAAGATTTTTGACAATCAGGGCAAATCTTCTTATTGGAACGTGGTCTGCGCCTTTAGTTATCTGAACCAACTTGCAGAAATGGGATATGATCTAGCTTTGATAAATACCAGCTTCGGAGGCCAATTACCCAATTTCACCGTAGATGAAGATTTATTGGCTCTTAAATCATACTTACAGTCATTGGAAAAATCGCTCATAGTCTCTTCGGCAGGTAATGACATGAACAATATTGATAACACTCCGCATTTTCCAGCAAGTTATAGTTCAGATACATGGTTTACCGACCCGTCTTTAAACATAATGGTCGTTGCCGGTCATAATGCTGATACGCCTATTCAACTCTTTAGTGGTTCTGGTGTTGGATCCAATTATGGCAACCAATCTGTCGACCTAGCTGGGCCTTGGCATCTAACTATTTTAGAAACCGGTGAAATGTTCGGTATTCCGGCCAGTGGCTTAGAACTGAGCGGAACTTCATTTAGCACACCCTTTGTAGGGGCTCATTTGTTCAAGCACTATTTAGATATAAATAGAGTCGAGCAAGGAGCGGACTTAAAAAATAGTTTTATTCTAGACTATGATTTGCTGCATTCAGAAACAACCCTCGACCCTGATGTCAAGGGAGGTAATTTTATTAGATAG
- a CDS encoding CHAT domain-containing protein, producing MSREVILLDSTLKVTPMPSLTYRYTTFFSKAYVLCLLLVLLFNQLGHGQHTPLRNLINSDLDHTEKEKKIALLVENLVSTRSDSLADCYHDLGLRWHYRNWLNNNLEPDIENAIKYTQLAIELKSEHRTVDTLSLRQSMYNLAFFLKASGSMYESIRAYHDIIALAINDEKEHYAKNNLGLVLTDIGEFSEALSQFKDAVQFSKEKEDQWQLLLLSYINTSNCYATMGYIKNKDSLDRYVRLGQKLIAEKNLQSTYEHMQLKILEGNLNLELERYNEGISTYNQIIQSNYDGEQIPEIVYNNLGFCYLKNGDTINAKANLLKAIEQNPDFSYPYENLGDLSFERKKFERGINNYQKAIQLVTNIDGLTESPLNLPEHEELELTPDKLSLLQHLTAKAKGWLKYYEHKGDQNHLKLALATFKKADELIDIIKRENTEFTSKLYWREQSSALYAKAVETCYYLNDTNEALYFMERNKALLLLEDITHEKAKAFSQLPDSLAQLDFKIKREIALSENKFKNEILSKERLDSLKQVILAKKREYRNFIKQISKKYPTYAAYKERLPIVDLPILQDRFTTNTRTVIHFLAADSLIYGLHTTATDATLFKVDKDNFEQQLSETIQAVGSHPYNSKNDFDPISSNKVFKALFPLSIYSQIKGKSLLIIPDGALQQLPFESLVTDKELNTYLVQEVDIQYAYSTSLLNQQRTFKYEPESNLAAFAPINFDNIDLAELVFSGMEASEITALLKGRTFSGPVATTDEFAAQLQKSSIVHLATHADVSTENTGWIAFADRKLYLDEIYALKSQADMVALSACKTSVGGVNKGEGVMSIARSLFNIGTKSVLSTLWAVDEVASKTIVVSFYKHLEMGHNKSKALQMAKLDYLKNTEIKELRHPYYWAGYVVLGDNSPLSDQPTPIWLLLTGGLITACVLLFGYKKIRTYRATI from the coding sequence ATGTCAAGGGAGGTAATTTTATTAGATAGCACTTTAAAGGTAACCCCCATGCCCTCACTTACTTATAGGTACACTACATTCTTTTCAAAGGCATATGTCTTGTGCTTATTATTGGTTTTGTTGTTCAATCAATTGGGCCACGGTCAGCATACCCCATTACGAAATCTGATCAATTCTGATTTAGATCACACTGAAAAAGAAAAGAAGATAGCACTTTTAGTAGAGAACCTGGTTAGTACCCGTAGCGATAGCCTGGCAGATTGCTATCATGACCTGGGCCTAAGATGGCACTACAGAAATTGGTTGAACAACAATTTAGAGCCAGACATCGAAAATGCCATTAAATATACACAATTGGCTATCGAACTAAAAAGTGAACATCGAACTGTTGACACCTTATCATTACGGCAATCAATGTACAACCTTGCTTTTTTTTTAAAAGCAAGCGGATCAATGTATGAATCTATAAGGGCCTATCACGATATTATTGCATTGGCCATAAACGATGAAAAAGAGCATTATGCCAAGAATAATCTTGGCCTTGTGCTAACTGATATTGGCGAGTTCAGTGAAGCGTTGAGCCAATTTAAGGATGCCGTTCAATTTTCAAAAGAAAAAGAAGACCAATGGCAACTTCTTCTACTATCATACATCAACACTTCTAATTGCTATGCTACAATGGGCTATATAAAAAACAAAGATAGCCTAGACCGTTATGTAAGATTAGGGCAAAAACTTATAGCGGAGAAAAATTTACAGAGTACCTATGAACATATGCAATTGAAAATTCTAGAAGGCAATCTTAACCTAGAACTAGAAAGGTATAATGAGGGAATCAGCACCTACAATCAAATCATTCAATCGAATTATGATGGAGAGCAAATTCCTGAAATTGTATACAACAACCTTGGTTTTTGTTATCTAAAAAATGGCGACACCATAAATGCAAAGGCAAATCTCTTAAAGGCCATTGAACAAAACCCAGATTTCTCTTACCCCTATGAGAACTTAGGTGATCTTAGCTTCGAAAGGAAAAAGTTCGAGAGGGGAATCAATAATTATCAAAAAGCGATTCAACTCGTAACAAATATCGATGGGCTTACTGAAAGCCCACTTAACTTACCAGAGCATGAAGAGTTAGAGCTGACCCCTGATAAACTCTCATTGCTTCAGCATTTAACAGCCAAAGCTAAAGGTTGGCTAAAATATTATGAACATAAAGGCGACCAAAACCACTTAAAATTAGCATTGGCCACCTTTAAAAAAGCCGATGAACTGATTGATATCATCAAACGTGAAAATACCGAATTCACGTCTAAGTTATATTGGCGAGAGCAAAGCTCTGCTCTGTACGCCAAGGCGGTAGAAACTTGTTATTATCTAAATGACACAAATGAAGCTCTGTATTTTATGGAGCGAAACAAGGCGCTATTACTTTTAGAGGATATTACCCATGAAAAAGCCAAAGCGTTTTCTCAGCTTCCGGACAGCCTTGCACAACTAGATTTTAAGATAAAAAGAGAAATTGCACTTTCTGAGAACAAGTTCAAGAATGAAATACTATCCAAAGAAAGACTTGATTCATTAAAGCAAGTGATTCTGGCCAAAAAAAGGGAATATCGCAATTTTATAAAACAAATCTCAAAAAAATACCCAACTTACGCGGCTTATAAAGAAAGGCTGCCTATTGTTGATCTACCTATCTTACAAGATAGATTTACTACCAATACTCGAACCGTAATTCATTTTCTGGCAGCAGATTCTTTAATTTATGGGCTGCATACTACTGCGACCGACGCCACTCTTTTTAAAGTGGATAAGGATAATTTTGAACAGCAATTATCTGAAACAATACAGGCCGTAGGATCACACCCGTACAACTCAAAAAATGATTTTGATCCTATCTCGTCGAATAAGGTTTTCAAAGCTCTTTTTCCTCTATCGATTTACAGCCAAATTAAAGGAAAATCATTGTTAATAATACCCGATGGAGCCTTGCAGCAACTCCCCTTTGAATCTTTAGTAACAGATAAGGAGCTTAACACCTATTTAGTTCAAGAAGTAGATATACAATACGCTTATTCAACCTCCCTTTTAAACCAACAAAGAACATTTAAATATGAGCCAGAAAGTAATTTAGCCGCTTTCGCACCGATCAATTTTGACAATATCGATTTGGCCGAACTCGTCTTCAGCGGTATGGAAGCCTCCGAAATTACAGCACTTTTAAAGGGAAGAACCTTCAGTGGGCCAGTTGCTACCACCGACGAGTTTGCGGCCCAACTTCAAAAGAGTAGTATTGTTCATTTGGCCACCCACGCAGATGTAAGTACAGAAAATACGGGCTGGATAGCTTTTGCCGACAGAAAATTATATCTGGATGAAATATATGCTCTAAAAAGTCAAGCGGATATGGTCGCCCTGAGTGCATGTAAAACATCTGTTGGAGGTGTTAATAAGGGCGAGGGTGTTATGAGCATCGCAAGAAGTCTGTTCAATATAGGCACTAAAAGCGTACTCTCAACACTGTGGGCGGTCGATGAAGTGGCCAGCAAGACCATAGTAGTCAGCTTTTATAAACATCTTGAAATGGGCCACAATAAGTCTAAAGCGTTGCAAATGGCCAAATTGGATTATTTAAAAAACACCGAAATAAAAGAATTAAGACATCCGTATTATTGGGCAGGCTATGTGGTCTTGGGAGACAATTCACCCCTATCTGACCAACCTACCCCAATATGGTTATTGCTGACCGGTGGGCTTATAACAGCCTGCGTATTACTTTTCGGTTATAAAAAGATAAGAACTTATCGAGCCACCATTTAG
- a CDS encoding thioredoxin 1 produces the protein MSKFGELIDLKIPVLLDFYAEWNEQSTAMHPVLKDVAAALGDKGKVIKIDVDKNKELSQALRVKGLPTLMIYKKGEMVWRQSGEQDANTLIGILNEYI, from the coding sequence ATGTCAAAGTTTGGTGAGCTAATAGATTTGAAAATCCCTGTTTTATTGGATTTCTATGCCGAATGGAACGAGCAATCTACTGCTATGCACCCTGTTCTCAAAGATGTTGCTGCAGCTCTTGGAGATAAGGGGAAGGTAATCAAAATTGATGTTGACAAGAATAAAGAGCTGTCTCAGGCTTTAAGGGTTAAAGGATTACCAACTCTCATGATTTACAAAAAAGGTGAAATGGTCTGGCGCCAAAGTGGTGAACAAGACGCCAATACCTTAATCGGCATTCTTAACGAATACATTTAG
- a CDS encoding copper homeostasis protein, whose translation MLVEVCANSLQSAINAQEAGANRIELCSELAVGGITPSYGLLKAVRQIVSIPIHVLIRPRSGDFTYSEEEIKMMLQNIELCVDLGFDGIVSGVLFSDFRVDLKRTQQLIKSAGNLHFTFHRAFDWVVNPVEVLPELEAIGVDTILSSGQQNSALKGIELLKVLNEKSTSVTIMPGGGIRNNNIEAFKKAGFSAAHLSGTKFSKTLPSPPKVSMNSSSFLKDDEIAISDLDSIRRIVKVVK comes from the coding sequence ATGCTTGTAGAAGTGTGCGCCAATTCACTGCAATCCGCCATAAATGCACAAGAAGCAGGGGCGAATCGTATTGAACTCTGCTCAGAACTTGCCGTTGGGGGTATAACGCCGTCTTACGGTCTTCTGAAGGCAGTAAGACAGATAGTTTCAATACCGATTCATGTTTTAATTCGACCAAGAAGTGGTGATTTTACCTATTCCGAGGAAGAAATTAAAATGATGCTGCAGAATATTGAGCTATGCGTCGATTTGGGTTTCGATGGAATTGTTTCTGGCGTATTATTTTCTGATTTTAGGGTAGATTTGAAAAGAACCCAGCAACTGATTAAGTCTGCCGGAAACTTACATTTTACTTTTCATCGTGCATTTGATTGGGTAGTGAACCCCGTGGAGGTTTTACCAGAACTGGAAGCTATCGGAGTCGATACCATCTTAAGCTCGGGTCAGCAAAATTCAGCTTTAAAAGGCATAGAGCTTTTAAAGGTGTTAAACGAAAAAAGTACTAGTGTTACCATCATGCCTGGTGGCGGAATTCGAAACAACAATATTGAAGCGTTCAAAAAAGCGGGATTTTCGGCCGCTCATTTATCAGGCACTAAATTCTCGAAGACATTGCCTAGCCCGCCTAAGGTTTCGATGAATTCTTCTTCATTTTTAAAGGATGATGAAATCGCTATTTCCGATTTAGACAGCATTCGACGAATTGTGAAAGTGGTTAAATAA
- a CDS encoding N4-(beta-N-acetylglucosaminyl)-L-asparaginase yields the protein MKRRKFLRNSSLTAAGAISAPILASYNDQIEPELKTNTPVKPITVCTWNFKNATAKSWEVLNGGGSALDAVEQGVRVEEADVKNETVGKGGRPDRDGNVTLDACIMDKDGNCGSVVYLQNIAHPVSVARKVMEETPHIILAGKGAEQFAYEQGFKKEDLFTESTRRQYEEWKKTSKYETTINIENHDTIGMLAIDKNGDIAGACTTSGMAYKVGGRVGDSPIIGAGLFIDNEIGGATATGVGEEVIRTVGSFLIVELMRQGKSPQEACEEGVKRIMKKNEGRKDFQIGFLAINKQGETGGYCVHPGFTYSQFTEKGQKNVPVNSFYQKQ from the coding sequence ATGAAAAGGAGAAAATTCTTAAGAAATTCGAGTCTTACTGCTGCCGGCGCGATTTCGGCCCCCATTCTTGCCTCTTACAATGACCAAATAGAGCCTGAGCTTAAAACTAACACACCCGTCAAACCTATCACCGTTTGCACCTGGAATTTCAAAAATGCCACTGCCAAATCATGGGAAGTACTAAACGGCGGAGGCTCAGCCCTTGACGCCGTAGAACAGGGCGTGCGCGTAGAAGAAGCCGATGTAAAAAACGAAACCGTCGGTAAAGGCGGAAGACCCGACAGAGACGGCAATGTAACCTTGGATGCCTGCATAATGGATAAGGATGGAAATTGCGGCTCGGTAGTTTATCTACAGAACATTGCCCACCCCGTTTCGGTGGCAAGAAAAGTAATGGAGGAGACCCCACATATTATCTTGGCCGGCAAGGGTGCTGAACAATTCGCCTATGAACAGGGCTTTAAGAAAGAAGATTTATTTACCGAGAGCACCAGAAGGCAATACGAAGAATGGAAAAAAACCTCAAAATATGAGACTACTATCAATATAGAGAATCATGACACGATAGGTATGCTTGCCATCGATAAAAATGGGGATATCGCAGGTGCCTGTACTACTAGCGGTATGGCCTATAAAGTTGGAGGTCGTGTTGGAGACAGCCCAATTATCGGAGCCGGACTCTTTATCGACAATGAAATCGGTGGAGCTACTGCCACAGGAGTAGGCGAAGAAGTTATTCGTACCGTAGGCAGTTTCTTGATAGTGGAATTAATGCGACAAGGTAAAAGTCCGCAAGAAGCCTGTGAAGAAGGGGTAAAACGTATCATGAAAAAGAATGAGGGCAGAAAAGACTTTCAAATCGGGTTTTTAGCCATTAACAAGCAGGGCGAAACAGGCGGCTATTGTGTGCACCCCGGTTTTACTTATAGTCAATTCACTGAAAAAGGACAGAAAAATGTACCGGTGAACAGTTTTTATCAAAAACAATAA